AAATTCAAACACTCAAATACAACATTGTTTAAACTACaatattcttatttgattagAGATAAAACAGTATGTTAAATatcatcatttcattttctttaatatatgatatcaaattcttggtataaaaataaaaataaaaattatttttttaataatatgacaTTGGATGGTGACGTAAAAGAATAATACTGTTGATTGAAATCAGAAAGTTGAGCCATGCAATAAACTATTTGGGCTCATTTTTGCAATTGGAAATTAGAAAACCCAAAACTTAACCCAACTCGGGGGCCCAACGACCCTCAGAATTTCCGCGCAACGAAACAGAACCTACACGTAACTAGGCCGAGGGAATCAAGTCATCACCCCCGAGGAAAAGTCTCTGTTACAAAAACCCCCAATTCTCCACTTCGCGTCCGTCTCCCTCTGGCCCCAACCTCTCGGTTTCTCTGCTAAAGCCTTCGTGTATCAAATACAATTCCTCCGAGCCGCAAAAAAAGCAAAGAACTAGAGTACAGATTTCTGTAGAAAAAGACATGGGAGCTGGGCGTGCCGTGCCAATATCGCTGGACGGAGTGAGGGACAAGAACTTGATGCAGCTGAAGAAGCTCAACACGGTTCTCTTCCCTGTCCGCTACAATGACAAGTACTACGCCGATGCCCTTGCTTCGGGCGAGTTCACCAAGCTAGGTTCGTCTTTTTTGGCATCTGGTTCTAGCTTATTACCCCATCTGTGTTCTTcagattttcttcattttgattattttttgtcCTGGAATACGATTTTTTTGTTCCATTCTCTGATATCTATCAGGGgcttgtttttttgtttatctttttctgTCCATATACGATGGGTTTTATTGGTTTAGGCTCGTAGTGGTTCCTATTGTTCTCAGTGGCGGTTGTTATGGATTCTTTGGTAATTCTTATTATTTCAATATAATTACTGAGCCTTGCTTCCTGTTTGAAATctatgatgtgttttatttggtTAGGCTCATAATAGTTACTGTTGTTCCCGTTTTCTGCTATGGATTCTTTGAACGTTGTAATTTATTTTGGGACCCTTTTGTACTTCTTCAGTACATTATGAAAGGATTCTCTGACTGCTTTGGGTTTCGAGATCGGACTTTTGGAAAAGGGTCAATGGTCTCTGTTTTCTATAACTGAAAAAACAGACAATGCTGCCGAAAAGCTGTGGGGTAGCCGGGAGGCCCTACTTTTTTATTAGTAGGTTGATAATAAGATAGGCTCTAGTTTTTTCTTATGAAATAAGTACCTTGACAGAGTAACGAGAATCtgtttaatttgttattttatcgCCAAGGCCATTGATGGCTTGTATTAACAACATAAGGCTGTATTATCAgtggagaaatttttttttttttggtcacggcatcattttatttttatttttttgtagttttagaCATGGATTCTGAGGTCTGTATGTGATGCATTTGGAACGTCTGGACCTTAGGCTTAAATTAATCCCTTGTATGTCCTCTTTGAGATGCTCAAATCCCAGAGAGAGTTAGAGTAATGAAGATAAAAGAATCAAAACCAATTTGTTCATGCCCATTTTTTTCTTGGTAAAAGATTGTGTTAACATTGTATGTGCTTTTTATTGGAGGCACTATGCTGATTATTCTGTGACACAGATCTTCAGTGATTATTGAGACAGCCAATTTATTTCTCAACTTTCACCAGAGAATCTCATACTTCCTGATCACCTATGAATTCCCAGCCCTAAATTTCAGCGGACCTTTGTTTTGCAAAATATTGTGTTACATTATATGTACCTTCCTTGATACACTATAGTAAATCATTATTATGGAAGAGAACGGAAATGATTATGAAGACCATTCTAATTTTATTAGACAATGGATTATCGTTGGAACTTATTCAATGCTGGAAATAATATTTCAGTAGCAAGATATTCAGAAGTAGCATTGCTTTAAGGTAACCCAGGGTCCAACTTTCCTGTAACCTCTTTTCCTGGCTCCTGTATTCACAACTTTTAGCGTCAAATAATTCCCGAGACATAGATTTGTTGCTATGAATGAATGAAGGTTGCTTACACAACATTTGTGTTCTCATGTCTCCATTTCCAATACAGACTATTATTGTTCTTTGTTTAATGGTTCATGcggccatttttttttattaaagagtttATGGTGCCACTTGTTTTTGAGCACATATTTATTTACATTGCATATGATGTAtgtggaatataattttatatggatCCTTCGTGGGTGTAATGCGTGCAAAGAAAAACACAACTGAACTCAACTTGATGAAGCCTTAGTCCCAACTAATTAGGGTTGGTGACATGGATTTTTAACAATAGGATCGTGTATAAGGAATACTATATAGATAAATGTGCATGGCACTAGTAAAACACAACTTTTCTAAAAGAAGAAAAGCATGGAGAAATTATGTACGGTGAAGCACGCTGCAAAAAATCTTATGCATAGCTATGTTTCGGTTTCGCACACCAACGATTGAACTTTAAACTCTATTTTTGTGGCCCTTACTGATAAATGTATTGGTCATCCTAAGGTGTCACTCCTTTTTTTTCCTCAGCATACTACAGCGATATCTGTGTTGGTTCTATTGCTTGCCGGCTTGAGAAGAAGGACGGTGGGGCTGTTCGTGTTTATATCATGACATTGGGTGTCTTAGCACCATATCGTGGATTAGGCATTGGTGAGCATGCaacctatctctctctctctctctctctctctctctctctctctctctctctctcttttaatgTAACTTTTGTATGGAGATTGTTTGAGAAGCCACAGAATTGCTTATTGATTTTTCTCTTTGGTTAGtgtgcttaaaaaaaaaaaaaaaaaaacatagtctAAATTGGTATACCATCTTTGGGGAACAAGAGCTTCAGGTATACCACCTGTTAAAACAGTAGAGTTGCTGGTTGATCATCTGAAGACTGAAACAAAAACTAGCTGTGGATTTTAAGAAACAAATATGAAGAACAAACCCACATACTTCATATGGCATCTAAAACTTTAAATTCTCTCTGGCCATGAACCGTACCCACTTTCATTTGGATGTGAAAAGTTTTTGCTGAAATCATTCAATCCTGATGTTATATTAACACTAAGTTTTGcaaccagttttttttttttttgacagaaGTTTTGCAACCGGTTAAAAAATAGCGTTACTGGTTGATTAGTCAAAGTTCTGTGAAATGAAATACTAATTATGCAGTGTCTGTTCTTATCAGTTTAATATCTGATGCCAGGTCCAAATGGGCCACaagatattaaattaatttttaaagggGGAAGGCCGCCGCAGTAGCTTGCTGCTGGGGCCTGCCAGCGTCGCCCATGCATTGCACTACTGCACAGGCCTGGCGCACCCCCACCCAAAAAAGTCTTAAAACGGTTCATTttgaatgagaaagaaaaaggaaatactAATTGTGGAAATTGAgaaatcaagaagaaaaaatcCACATACTTGTAGTTAGGACGTTATATACTTTTGGTATCACTCTTTGTGTAAAAAACTCCTGTCCACATGATTTGgacaatttttttgttatttacaaATGTAGTAACTTAATCGTGGGATTTGGCAGGTACGAAGCTGTTGAACCATGTTCTTGATCTCAGCTCCAAGCAAAACATGTCTGAGGTTTACTTGCATGTGCAGACAAACAACGAGGATGCCATAAATTTTTACAAGAAATTTGGGTTTGAAATCACGGACACTATCCAGAACTACTATACAAACATTACCCCACCAGACTGCTATGTTCTTACCAAGTATATCAGTCAAACGAAGAAATAGTGTTTCAAAGCTATTTCTGATGGGAGGAGTCCTTGCTTGTTGTGGTATTATTAATTGAACCGAATTTGCATCTATACTGGAGTTTCGGCATTTAAAAGTTGAGGTTCTTTACACCCTAAAATGCATTGGTCACGTAGCTGGTTGATACTTTGGCTGCTTTCTGGTTAGTAAacgattttttattattattttttaattgattagtATTCAGCCATTTGAAAAATCTGAATTGTGTCCGTGCCAGAGAAAGTTTCCACAAGGTAAACATTTTGGAAGATGTCATTCGATTTTAATTGCTTAGACGATATTGattgcaaaatgaaaatggtcCTGACAATTTGTCAATTAGGTTTGTTTCCAAATGGCTTCAAATGTTGTGCTGAATTCAGTTTGTTCCAGATGAGATATAGATCAGTAACAAATGTGGCATCTTAAGTCCAAAGAACAAAGAGTGCCAGAATCTGCAAATTACCCTGGACATAGATAACTTGGACGCCATAATCTTGACGTGGATGACCAttgtatttgaattttgagTGCGTCAAGAGTTAGGATAGACTGAGAAGCAACAGAGACGGAATGATGCCGCTCTGTGCTTATGTTGCATGGCAGGAGAGATTACATCTAATCTTTGGACCAAAAGGTCTCTTATTGCGAGATCCAAGCCTGCGAAGCAAAAGACACAGCGTACTTTAATACggatgagttttgttatatacaaatacagtcgcgtactaatctgtatatcaatactgatttattcatacttaaaatttaaattaatactatttttaataaaatctattttttgatcaatcacatcatattagtacacagattagtacacaattatgttagtaattatattttttgttagtatatagtagtaaaaaaaaaaaagaaaaaaaaaaaaaaagaagaacggTGGATGTATATGGGCCGGGCAATCTAAAAGCAAATGTGACCCAAAAGCAATCTAAAGCCTCTAACATAACCCAACGCTTTTAACGAAGATGTTTGGTTGTTCTAATCTTATGGGgggaaatatttcaactcattctTCCAAGGCGTGCGAAGTTCAAGAATTGGTTTTACGTACGAAGTCACCGAACTTCACGTacaaattggtttttgattaaatatatatatatatatatatatatatgaataatgctacatatagtcttAAGGTATATAAGTTTTAtgtactcattttgaaaaaaagtgagatttataatttgaaaaatgattttttcatgtgtattttatatttatctatattttttaagtaCGCGAGATTTGTATATTAtaagattgtaaatatcattttgttatatatatacgcCTGTGTGTACCCATTGCATGTATCGGTGGGCAGATGACATCGTACTACAAAGACAACCTTATGTAAGTCCAACTTAGGAAGCTACCAAAAAAAAGATCCCAGCAGTTCCACAAGCGACTATGCACGTGCTACATACATAAACAGAAGGAATTCTGAAGCGAGAGGTTGCCGGGGCTCTGCTGGTTTTGCAGAAGAAAGGCAAGCACCGGGTAACGAGAAAAATGAACACtacgactctctctctctctctctctctctctgtgtaagGTTGTaatggatggaaaaagaatGCGAGGAAATGGAAACGATTGGACGATggtgatttttgttttgatggaGCCGTCCCTTGCTAGCTGTCCCTTGCTCTGACAGAATCGGATTGCACTCTTACATAGTTGACACGCGGAAAATACAGCAACGACATTGTcagttacaaaaaataaaataaaataaaatcagccTCCCCGGCcatagtatatataaataatagaaaacgaaaaaaaaatataaaaaaaaaagacaaggtCGGTGTGCTGCATGGAGGAGGGTGCCCACCCTTGACCCTAGACTCGCTCGGTCACTGCAACGGTAACTGTCTTTCTTTCGATGAGGCGTTTCCGCCCTGCTGCTGCCAACGACATCTCCTCAACCACCATGTCTTCTCGCCCTACCgtactctctccctctctctcgatTCGTAAACTTAAATAGCATGccttcaattttctttaatttctccaTTTTTGTTGCAGTCCCGAGGTGGTCGCTGGAGGGGCTTCTCCGACCGTTCTCACACCGGAGGGAGAGGCCAAGGGGACCATTTCGTGACTGGAGACTCGCACTTCCGCTCAGTACGCGACGCCAACCTAGGGTTCCGCCGAGGTGATTTGGCAAGTTTCGCCGACCAAACCGGGTTTCGCCCTCCACCTCTCAACCCTAGACCACATCCGTATACTCAAAACGCACAGTTTCGTCAGCCGCCTCCTCCCCCTTACAACAATCAAAACCAACGGTACAGGCAGCCTCCACCTTATAATAATCAAAGCCAGCAGTTTCGGCAGCATTTGCGGTTCGATCCGAACCAGGCGTTTCGTCCACCACAGCAATTCCGGCCGAAGCCCTTGGATTATCGGAATTGGGAGTATGCGACGCAGGCACCCTCTCCTAATTGTGGTAGATGAACATTGCGTGCTTTCGTTTATTTCTATATCGGAATATTTATCTTCTTTAGTTGTAAAAAGCATTGTCCTAGTTTTAGCCTTCTGTTTCCTAGAGTGATGCGGGTTCTGTTGGTTTAACcttgttataatatattttgcGCTTTACAGAGAGGTTTGTGGTTCTTTCGTATAACATATTGGCTGACTACCTTGCTATTAACCACCGGAGCAAGCTTTACTTTCACATACCCCGTCATATGTTGGACTGGGagtggagaaagaaaaatatactttttgagCTTGGATTATGGTCAGCTGACGTAATGTGCTTCCAG
This genomic window from Carya illinoinensis cultivar Pawnee chromosome 7, C.illinoinensisPawnee_v1, whole genome shotgun sequence contains:
- the LOC122316958 gene encoding probable N-acetyltransferase san, whose amino-acid sequence is MGAGRAVPISLDGVRDKNLMQLKKLNTVLFPVRYNDKYYADALASGEFTKLAYYSDICVGSIACRLEKKDGGAVRVYIMTLGVLAPYRGLGIGTKLLNHVLDLSSKQNMSEVYLHVQTNNEDAINFYKKFGFEITDTIQNYYTNITPPDCYVLTKYISQTKK